CCGGTCCACCGGCGCCGTGCCGCCCGCCGGGATCTCGGTGACCTCCGTATTGAGGAAGACGGGGTAGGGGGCCTGGACGGCGCCGGTCACCGCGTCGGCGGGCAGCGTGGTGGCGATGAACTCGGCGCCCGGGCCGAGACCGGGGGCGGTCACCGGGTGTTCCCGGGTGCCGCCCGACAGGGCGCCGGTGTTGTCGGGGTACGGGTCCGCCGACCGGGCCCGGCCCGCCCACGCCTCCAGGGTGAAGATGCCGGGGTAGCCCTGGCTGACGGTGGTGATGACGTCCGCCGCCGCGGGGCCGCCGGCCAGCCTCGGGGCGAAGGCCCGCTCCACGATCCCGGCGTCGAAGTCGGCGTAGCGCACGGGCAGGACCACGGCGCGGACCTCGGCGGGGCTCCCGTCGGCCAGTGTGATGCGACGGCCGCTCAGCCGCAGGGCGGCGGAACCGGACGGGTTCGCGCGGCGGAGCTCGGCGTCCAGCCCGAAGGGGTCGAAGCCGCTGATGAACACGCGCCGCACCCCGGGCGCCGGCCGGAACGCGTTGTCCGTGAGGCCGCGCGAGGCGTCCTCGAAACGGCTGCGCAGGGCAGGGCGGTCGACGGCGAACCCCGGGTCCCAGCGCGCCAGCTGGGCGGTCATGGCGAGCCGGGTCCAGTACAGCGGCCGGTCGTCACCGGCCGGCAGGTCACCGGCCGGCCGCTGCCCCTGGGCCCTGCGCACGGCGGACTGCCACAGCGCCCCGCCCCAGCTGTCGAGCAGCCGGCCGGCTTCGGCGGGGCCGCGCACACTGCACAGGGCGGTCGGGAAGCGACGTACGAAGTCCCCGAAGCCGCCGCGCTCCACGAGCGCCGCGGTGCGGGGGTCCGCGAGCCGCGCCTGCTCGGCGTCGGGCGCGGCGGCGAGGGAGGTGCCGCACGCCGCGCCGTCGGCCGCGTGCGCGGCAGGGGCGACGGCGAACGGGAGGAGGACACAGAGGAGGGACGCGGCAGACGCCACGCGCCGTAAGATCGTCATGCGATGTGACATTACATAGGGCCGGTCGCCCCAACCAGGGCCTCACCGGACAGCCTTACGGATGCTCCTCGGCCGCCGCCGCATCGCGCCGCCGCAGCACCTTGCGCGCGTACAGCAGGTGCACGATCGCCTCCGCCGCCAGGAGCAGGACGGCCAGCCACGGCGCGAGGTGGGCGCCGCCCCACACGACGAGCAACGGGACACCGATGCCCGGTACCGCCCACACGGCGACGGAGGGCAGGGAGCGGCGGTAGCGCAACCCGATGCAGGCGTGGGCGGCGTGGTAGAGCGCCAGTCCGCCCGCCAGGGCCCGCAGCGCCCCGGACGGCAGGTGTCCGCGGTCGGCCTCGGCGACGGCGGTCGACAGCCCGCCGGCCATGCACAGCACGCCCGCGGTCACGAAGAAGTGCAGAAAGCCGCCGACGTCACGCGCGAGCAGATAGGCGGCGCGGTCGGTCGCCGCGGCGAACACGCGCTCCGCGGAGGCCGAGCCGAAGTCGAAGTACGACCACCAGAGCGCGGCCAGCAGGACGAAGCCGAGGACGCCGGTCACCCCGGCCCGCAGCGTCCACGCCTGGTCGGTGGCGGTCACCAGGGCGATCACGGACTCGCCGAGCACGATGATGACGACCAGCCCCACCCGCTCGACCAGGTGCCCGGTGTCCAGACGCCGGGGCACGCCCGCCCCGCGCGAGCTCAGCAGCAGCACCATCTCGGCGGCGATCAGCACGGCCCAGACGCCGTACTGCGCGGGCGCGGGGACGGCGGCGGATCCGGCCCACAGCAGGCCGGAGGCCAGGCAGTAGCTCAGCGGACGCCAGCGGGGCACCCGCTGCGGACCGGGGAACCGGGTGGCCGGCCACCACAGCCCGAGGAGGACGAGCCGGGTGCCCGCGTAACCGAGGGCGTACCAGGCCCCCCGGTCCGTCTCCGCCGCGGGCACGGCGACGGCCATGACGGCGAGGCAGAGCATGGCGGACAGCATGAGGAGCCGGCGGCGCGGGCGGTTGTCGGCGAAGACGTTCGCCGACACGGTGAGGTTGATCCACAGCCACCACGGCGGGAAGTAGAGCGCCAGGAACACCGCGAAGTCGCGGGGACTCGGATCGCCGTGGAGCCGGCCCGACAGCTGGGCGGCGAGGGCGACGAAGACGAGGTCGAAGAAGAGCTCCAGCCAGTCGGCGTGGCGGCTTTCGTGCGCCGGCTCCTCAGCCGGCCCGGCGCCCGCAGCCGGGCCCCCGACGGTGTCGCCGCCCCCGCCCGCCCCCGGCTGAGGTGTGGCCATGGCTCCGCCCCGGTCCGTCCCGCCGCGCACGCGGCCTGCCCTTCGTATGACACCACGGCCCCGGGCCGGCCGCATCAGCGCACCGTCGTCCGCCCGCCCTCGCGCTGGTGCGGCAGGACCGGGTGCACCGGTGGCGCGTCCTCCCGCCGGAGGGCGACCGTCCGCGTCGGAGCGGGTATCGAGATGCCTTCCTCCCGGAACCGCTGGTGCAGGCGCTTGATGAACTCGTGCTTGATCCGGTACTGGTCGCTGAACTCGCCGACGCCGAGGATCACGGTGAAGTTGATCCGTGAGTCCGCGAACGTGTGGAAGCGGACCGCTCCCTCGTGCTCGGGGACGGCGCCGTTGATGTCGGCCATCACGGTGTCGACGACGTCCAGCGTCACGCGCTCCACGTGCTCCAGGTCGCTCTCGTACCCCACGCCCACCTGCACCAGCAGCGACAACTGCTGTTCGGGCTGGGTGTAGTTGGTCATGTTCGTCTTGGCGAGCCGCCCGTTCGGGATGATGACCAGGTTGTTCGACAGGTTGCGGACCACGGTGTTGCGCCAGTTGATGTCGACGACGTACCCCTCCTCGCCACTGCTGAGGCGGATGTAGTCACCGGGCTGCACCGTCTTCGACGCCAGGATGTGCACGCCCGCGAAGAGATTGGCCAGGGTGTCCTGGAGGGCGAGGGCCACCGCGAGACCGCCCACGCCGAGCGCGGTGAGCAGCGGCGCGATGGACACGCCCATCGTTTCGAGTGCGACGAGCACGCCCATGGTCAGCACCACGATGCGCGTGATGTTGACGAAGATGGTCGCCGAGCCGGCCACTCCGGTCCGCGACTGCGCCACGGACTGGACCAGGCCCGCGATGACCCGGGCGGCGCTGAACGTGGCGAAGAGGATCAGCAGGGCGGTCAGCGAGGCGTTGACGAACCCCGAGATCCTGGCCGTCAGCGGCAGCGTCCCGGCGGCCACCGCCACGCCCGTGATCACAGCGGCTCCCGGCGCGAGCGTGCGCAGCGCGTCGACGATGACGTCGTCGCCGCTCCACCGGGTCCGCTGGGCGTGCTTGGCCAGCCAGCGCAGCAGCCCCCGCAGCAGGAGCGCGGCCACACCCCCGGCGGCCAGCGCGATCCCGGCCACCAGCCAGTCGTGCAGGACGAGGTCCCGGTTCAACGCGGGCCCTCCGTTCCACGTCGGACCGGGGGAGCGGCGACGGCCGCCGCAGGCCGTCGTATGGGGTGTGTCGTCACCTTGTCACCTGTCAGTTCGTCGTGCGGAGGCTCCCGTTCGGGCGGATGGGCGCCCTGCGAACGGGAGTTTCCATCCTGCCCCATGGGAGGGGCCGGCCCGGCGGCCGGGCCGCCCGCCACCGCCGCTCCTCGCCGCCGGCCCCCCGCTCCCCGCCGCCGCTCCTCGCCGCCGGGCCCCCCGCCGCCGGTGCGGGCGCTGCCCCGTCCGGGGGAAGGCGCCGGGCGCCCGCGTGAGCCGCCCGGCCCCGGGCAGGCGTCGGTGGGAACGTACCGGAGACCGGTGGAGGTGCGTCATGGAAGCGTCGGTGGACCGCATCGCGGACCCTTGGGGCGGCCGTACGCCCTATGCGCGGGGAGCGGCCTGGCCCGTGCGGACCGACACGCACCTCGCACCCGGGACCACCACCGACGAGGTCGACCGCTGGGTCCAGACGGCGTCCCTGCTGCACTCCAACGGCGACGCCATGGACATCGCCGTCCGCGACGGGCGGATCGTGGGCGTCCGCGGGCGCGCCGCGGACCGGGTGAATCGTGGCCGGCTCGGCCCGAAGGACCTCTTCGGCTGGCAGGCCAACGCCTCCCCGGACCGCCTGACGAGCCCTCTCCTCCGCGACGGCCGCCGACTGGTGCCCTGCGACTGGGACACCGCGATGGGGCGCATCGCGGCCCGCTCGAAAGAACTCCTGGACAAGCGCGGCCCGGGCTCCATCGGCTTCTACACCAGCGGCCAGCTGTTCCTGGAGGAGTACTACACCCTCGCCGTGCTGGCCCGGGCCGGCATCGGCACCAACCACCTCGACGGCAACACCCGGCTGTGCACCGCCACCGCGGGGGAAGCCCTGAAGGAGTCCTTCGGCTGTGACGGCCAGCCCGGCTCGTTCACGGACGTCGACCACGCCGACACCCTCGCGCTCTTCGGCCACAACATGGCCGAGACGCAGCCCGTGCTGTGGATGCGCGTGCTGGACCGGCTCGACGGGGCCGACCCGCCCCGTCTGATCTGCGTCGACCCCCGCCCCACGCGCGTGGCCCGCAGGGCGGACGTCCACCTCGCGCCGCGGCCCGGGACGAACGTCGCCCTGCTCAACGCCCTGTTGCACGAGATCATCCGTACCGACCGCGTGGACGGGGAGTTCATCGGGGCGCACACCGTCGGCTTCGAGGAACTCCGCCGGCGCGTCGCCTCCTGCACCCCCGAGTGGGCCTCCGCGATCTGTGACGTGCCCGCGGCGGCGATCAGCGAGGCAGCCGGACTCCTCGGCTCCGCGGAGCGGCTGCTGTCCACCGTCCTCCAGGGGGTCTACCAGTCCCACCAGGCCACGGCCGCCGCCGTACAGGTCAACAACCTGCACCTGATCCGCGGCATGCTCGGCCGGCCCGGCGCGGGAGTGCTCCAGATGAACGGGCAGCCCACGGCGCAGAACACCCGCGAATGCGGGGCGGACGGCGACCTGCCGGGGTTCAGGAACTGGCAGAACGACCGGCACGTCGCGGACCTGGCCCGGGTGTGGAACGTGGAACCGTCGGCCATCCCGCACTACGCGCCGCCCACGCACGCCATGCAGATCTTCCGCTACGCCGAGCAGGGGTCGCTCCGCATGCTCTGGATCAGCGGCACCAACCCGGCGGTATCGCTGCCGGAACTCGGCCGGATCCGCTCGGTCCTCGCCCAGGACCGGCTGTTCACCGTCGTACAGGACCTGTTCCTCACGGAGACCGCGCAACTGGCCGACGTCGTCCTGCCCGCCGCGACCTGGGGGGAGAAGACCGGCACCTTCACCAACGCGGACCGCACGGTCCACCTCAGCGAGAAGGCCGTCGACCCTCCCGGGGACGCCCGCCCCGACCTGGCGATTTTCCTCGACTACGCGCGCCGCATGGACTTCCGTGACAAGGACGGCGGCCCGCTGATCACCTGGGACGGGCCACAGGAGGCGTTCGAGGCGTGGAAGCGGTGCAGTGCCGGACGGCCCTGTGACTACACCGGCATCACCTACGACAAGCTGCGCGGCGGCAGCGGCATCCAGTGGCCGTGCGACGAGACCCGTCCCGAAGGGACCGAGCGCCTCTACACCGACGGCATCAGCTGGGCCCACCCTGACGTCTGCGAGAGCTACGGCAAGGACCTCGTCACCGGTGCCTCCGTGGAGGTGGTGGAGTACCGCTCCCTGAACCCGGACGGCAAGGCCGTCATCAAGGCCGCCGAGTACCGGCCCGCCCACGAGGAACCCTCGCAGGAGTACCCGCTCCAGCTCACCACGGGCCGGACCCTCTACCACTTCCACACCCGCACCAAGACCGGCCGCGTCCCGCAGCTGAACGCGGCGGCTCCCGAAGTGTGGGTGGAACTGTCCGCCGCGGACGCGAGCGCCCGAGGCCTCGCGGAGGGCGACCTGGTGGACGTCACCACACCCCGCGGCTCCCTGCGCGGCACGCTGCGCATCACCGGGATCCGCGAGGGCCTGCTCTTCGTCCCGTTCCACTACGGCTACTGGGACACCGCCGAGGGCTACGGGCCGTCCGGGGAAGGACCTGGCCGGGCGGCGAACGAGACCACCGTCACCGACTGGGACCCCGCGTCCAAACAGCCCCTGTTCAAGACCGCCGCGGCCCGCCTCACCCTGGTCAGGCGGGGCGACGGAGTCCCGGCGCCCGCTCCCACCACCACCGCGTCCGCCCCGGCCCGCCCCGACGGGATCCGTCCCACCGAGGGCGGCCCCGACGCCCGGGCCACCCAGAGCACGGACGTCCCCCGGGGCGACTCCACCCCCGACGAGGCGGCCCGGCCATGAACGGCATCACCCTCACCCTGCGCGCGCTGCACCACGGTGAACGGCACCTGGAGGACGAGCTGCGGGCGGCAGCCGAACGCCACCGCACCGAACACGAGGTCCACCACGTCGCCCTCGACCTCGCCGGGTGGTCCCACGAGCACGCCGCCCGTCTGGCCGAGGCGGGCCGGCACTACGCGCTGGACCTCGACGGGCCGCCCGGACACCGCGACCCCGGCGGAGCGCTCACCGCGCTGCGGGAGAAGGCGTCGCAGGCCCTCGGCAGGCGCCCCGAGCCCGGCCTGCTCCTGCTGCACGACCTCAAGGACCTCTACCTGGCCGCCGCCGAGAACTCGCTGCACTGGGAGATGCTCGCGCAGACGGCGCAGGCCACCCGGGAGCCCCGGCTCCTGGAGCTCGCCTCCTCCTGCCACCCCCGCACGCTCCGGCAGGTCCGCTGGGCCAACACGACGATCAAGAACCTGTCGCCGCAGATCCTGGGCGCTCTGTGACGCGGGGCGCGCGGTGGCACGCGGCGTCACTCGCCCTCGTCGGCCCTGCGTACCCGCTCGTCGTCGGCCTTCGGCTGCGCGCCGGTCCCGGTCCGGGAAGGATCGCCGGGCGCGCGGCCGTGGTCGTCCGCCGTGCCCCCCTCGTGCTGGAGCAGGGGGCGGTGCGGTGCCTGCGGGGCGCGCGCCTCTTCCTGCCGCCCCGCCCCGTCCGGCGCAGGGTCCTCGGGCCGCAGGGAACGCAGCCTGCGCGCCGTCGCCTGCGGGTCGGGGATGCTGAGCGCGATCCGGCGGAACTCGGCGCCAGCGGCCAGCTCCAGGCGGAGCACCGGGCCGCGGGCGCGTACCGAGACGAAGTCCTCGCCCCCTCCGCCTTCCGGTGAACGCCTGATCCCCACACAGTGCCCGGGGTGCCAGCTGCCCCTGCCCGCCGTCCCTCGCAGTACGCGCCACCAGCTGGTTTCCACGGCGACCTCGCGCACCGCCGCGACGGGGACGCGGATGTGGTGCCGACGACGCACGGCAAGCCGCTCGCGCATGGACAGCCGGACGACGATTTCCGCCCCTTCCACCGACAGCCGGGCCATGTGGTGCCTCCTTGCGCCTCGTGCACGCGGTCCTGGCCGATGCGCCTACCCGCGAGGAGCGGCCGCATGGCCCGGCTGCCCGGCCCCTTCGCCCGCGAGCCGCCCGGCACGGCGGACTCCGGCCGGTGGTCAGCCACCGGCCGGAGTCCTGTGCGAGCGGCCGCGGGTCAGCGACGCTCGTCGCGGGGCATGTCCATGTCGTCGTCGCCCAGCATGTCGTCGTCGACGGCGCGGTCGTGCGACACCTCACCCGGCTTGCGCTGACGGCCACCGGCCGGCCGCATGGATCCGGCGTCCTGGCCGGGACGCTGCTGCCGCTGGTGCTCCTGCTCCTCGCGGCCCTTGCCCGGCTGCTGGTTCTTGTC
This Streptomyces sp. NBC_00539 DNA region includes the following protein-coding sequences:
- a CDS encoding pyroglutamyl peptidase: MTILRRVASAASLLCVLLPFAVAPAAHAADGAACGTSLAAAPDAEQARLADPRTAALVERGGFGDFVRRFPTALCSVRGPAEAGRLLDSWGGALWQSAVRRAQGQRPAGDLPAGDDRPLYWTRLAMTAQLARWDPGFAVDRPALRSRFEDASRGLTDNAFRPAPGVRRVFISGFDPFGLDAELRRANPSGSAALRLSGRRITLADGSPAEVRAVVLPVRYADFDAGIVERAFAPRLAGGPAAADVITTVSQGYPGIFTLEAWAGRARSADPYPDNTGALSGGTREHPVTAPGLGPGAEFIATTLPADAVTGAVQAPYPVFLNTEVTEIPAGGTAPVDRADGPTPGSRAVEGGGGGYLSNEVAYRSNRLRGELAPALPGGHLHTPVLTGLPADPQLLTGPEFERNESAITAEVRAVLEHAAAPTAR
- a CDS encoding low temperature requirement protein A → MATPQPGAGGGGDTVGGPAAGAGPAEEPAHESRHADWLELFFDLVFVALAAQLSGRLHGDPSPRDFAVFLALYFPPWWLWINLTVSANVFADNRPRRRLLMLSAMLCLAVMAVAVPAAETDRGAWYALGYAGTRLVLLGLWWPATRFPGPQRVPRWRPLSYCLASGLLWAGSAAVPAPAQYGVWAVLIAAEMVLLLSSRGAGVPRRLDTGHLVERVGLVVIIVLGESVIALVTATDQAWTLRAGVTGVLGFVLLAALWWSYFDFGSASAERVFAAATDRAAYLLARDVGGFLHFFVTAGVLCMAGGLSTAVAEADRGHLPSGALRALAGGLALYHAAHACIGLRYRRSLPSVAVWAVPGIGVPLLVVWGGAHLAPWLAVLLLAAEAIVHLLYARKVLRRRDAAAAEEHP
- a CDS encoding mechanosensitive ion channel family protein, with the translated sequence MNRDLVLHDWLVAGIALAAGGVAALLLRGLLRWLAKHAQRTRWSGDDVIVDALRTLAPGAAVITGVAVAAGTLPLTARISGFVNASLTALLILFATFSAARVIAGLVQSVAQSRTGVAGSATIFVNITRIVVLTMGVLVALETMGVSIAPLLTALGVGGLAVALALQDTLANLFAGVHILASKTVQPGDYIRLSSGEEGYVVDINWRNTVVRNLSNNLVIIPNGRLAKTNMTNYTQPEQQLSLLVQVGVGYESDLEHVERVTLDVVDTVMADINGAVPEHEGAVRFHTFADSRINFTVILGVGEFSDQYRIKHEFIKRLHQRFREEGISIPAPTRTVALRREDAPPVHPVLPHQREGGRTTVR
- a CDS encoding molybdopterin oxidoreductase family protein → MEASVDRIADPWGGRTPYARGAAWPVRTDTHLAPGTTTDEVDRWVQTASLLHSNGDAMDIAVRDGRIVGVRGRAADRVNRGRLGPKDLFGWQANASPDRLTSPLLRDGRRLVPCDWDTAMGRIAARSKELLDKRGPGSIGFYTSGQLFLEEYYTLAVLARAGIGTNHLDGNTRLCTATAGEALKESFGCDGQPGSFTDVDHADTLALFGHNMAETQPVLWMRVLDRLDGADPPRLICVDPRPTRVARRADVHLAPRPGTNVALLNALLHEIIRTDRVDGEFIGAHTVGFEELRRRVASCTPEWASAICDVPAAAISEAAGLLGSAERLLSTVLQGVYQSHQATAAAVQVNNLHLIRGMLGRPGAGVLQMNGQPTAQNTRECGADGDLPGFRNWQNDRHVADLARVWNVEPSAIPHYAPPTHAMQIFRYAEQGSLRMLWISGTNPAVSLPELGRIRSVLAQDRLFTVVQDLFLTETAQLADVVLPAATWGEKTGTFTNADRTVHLSEKAVDPPGDARPDLAIFLDYARRMDFRDKDGGPLITWDGPQEAFEAWKRCSAGRPCDYTGITYDKLRGGSGIQWPCDETRPEGTERLYTDGISWAHPDVCESYGKDLVTGASVEVVEYRSLNPDGKAVIKAAEYRPAHEEPSQEYPLQLTTGRTLYHFHTRTKTGRVPQLNAAAPEVWVELSAADASARGLAEGDLVDVTTPRGSLRGTLRITGIREGLLFVPFHYGYWDTAEGYGPSGEGPGRAANETTVTDWDPASKQPLFKTAAARLTLVRRGDGVPAPAPTTTASAPARPDGIRPTEGGPDARATQSTDVPRGDSTPDEAARP